From Mus musculus strain C57BL/6J chromosome 8, GRCm38.p6 C57BL/6J, a single genomic window includes:
- the Ccdc194 gene encoding coiled-coil domain-containing protein 194 precursor codes for MAEPGPEPGRAWRLLALCGAAVFLAAAAAGGALVAWNLAASTARSPRCPEPEQMNATVRPPDSAPEVEELRRRLAEAEQAQENLVWQLQRAEGDKRELEAALKACKDSQSRLQTQLKALKIEMDQAKVRGTQMGLENGMLTEALVRWEATATESKQQLEEALQRAGAAEAAGEACVSREVALREHIYALEAELGTLRKESRLRPRSGSRTKPSISHRPKSGSTKGCRRPPRDPQ; via the exons ATGGCAGAGCCAGGTCCGGAGCCGGGGCGCGCATGGCGACTGCTGGCCCTGTGCGGGGCTGCGGTGTTCCTGGCGGCCGCCGCGGCTGGAGGGGCCCTGGTGGCCTGGAATCTGGCGGCCTCGACGGCCCGGAGCCCCCGTTGTCCAGAACCTGAGCAGATGAATGCCACGGTGCGGCCCCCAGACTCGGCACCCGAGGTCGAAGAACTGCGGCGACGGCTGGCCGAAGCTGAGCAAGCCCAGGAGAACCTGGTCTGGCAGCTGCAGCGCGCAGAGGGCGACAAGAGGGAGTTGGAGGCTGCGCTCAAGGCCTGCAAAGACAGCCAG AGTCGGCTTCAGACCCAACTAAAGGCCCTGAAGATTGAGATGGACCAGGCCAAAGTCAGAGGCACGCAGATGGGGCTGGAGAATGGAATGCTGACAG AAGCCTTGGTGCGCTGGGAGGCGACAGCCACTGAGTCCAAGCAACAGCTGGAAGAGGCACTGCAACGCGCAGGCGCAGCAGAGGCAGCCGGCGAGGCTTGTGTTAGCCGCGAGGTGGCGCTGAGGGAGCACAT TTATGCTCTGGAAGCTGAGCTTGGCACCCTGCGGAAAGAGTCGCGCCTCCGACCCCGCTCTGGATCTAGGACCAAGCCTAGCATCAGCCACCGCCCAAAGTCTGGATCCACTAAGGGATGCAGGAGGCCACCTCGAGATCCCCAATAG
- the Plvap gene encoding plasmalemma vesicle-associated protein — protein MGLSMDRSPYARTGDQQRGCWYYLRYFFLFVSLIQFLIILGLVLFMIYGNVHATTESSLRATEIRADSLYSQVVGLSASQANLSKQLNISLLVKETVMQQLLTTRREMERINASFRQCQGDLITYINYNRFIAAIILSEKQCQEQLKEVNKTCEALLFKLGEKVKTLEMEVAKEKAVCSKDKESLLAGKRQAEEQLEACGKARERQQQEQQVTEENLRKVQSLCIPLDQEKFQADVLSAWRDSLIYRTLETLPYHYQLMPEYASLRRTCESLPGIMTTKIEELARGLRAGIERVTRENAELRRQKLELERAAQAAQEARARAGTEAQARETQLRAECARQTQLALEEKAALRAQRDNLERELEARKRELEQLRTEVDVRISALDTCVKAKSLPAVPPRVSGPPPNPPPIDPASLEEFKKRILESQRLPVVNPAAQPSG, from the exons ATGGGGCTCTCCATGGACCGCAGCCCATACGCCCGCACGGGGGACCAGCAGCGCGGCTGCTGGTACTACCTGCGCTATTTCTTCCTCTTCGTGTCGCTCATTCAGTTCCTCATCATCCTGGGCCTGGTCCTCTTCATGATCTATGGCAATGTGCACGCCACCACTGAGTCCAGCCTGCGCGCCACGGAGATCCGCGCCGACAGCCTGTACAGCCAGGTGGTTGGACTATCTGCCTCACAGGCTAACCTGAGCAAACAGCTGAACATCAGCTTGCTTGTCAAGGAAACAGTCATGCAGCAACTGTTGACTACGCGACGTGAGATGGAGCGCATCAACGCCAGCTTCCGCCAGTGCCAAGGCGACCTG ATCACCTACATAAACTATAATCGCTTCATCGCCGCTATCATCCTGAGCGAGAAGCAGTGCCAGGAACAGCTGAAGGAGGTCAACAAGACCTGCGAAG CTTTACTCTTCAAGCTGGGAGAAAAAGTTAAGACACTGGAGATGGAGGTGGCCAAGGAGAAGGCAGTGTGCTCCAAGGACAAGGAGAGCCTGCTGGCAGGAAAGCGGCAGGCGGAAGAGCAGCTGGAGGCCTGTGGCAAAGCACGCGAAAGGcaacagcaggagcagcaggtgaCCGAGGAGAACCTGCGCAAGGTGCAGTCCCTGTGCATCCCACTGGACCAGGAGAAGTTCCAGGCGGACGTGCTGAGTGCGTGGCGGGACTCGCTGATCTACCGTACCTTGGAAACCCTGCCCTACCACTACCAGCTGATGCCGGAGTACGCGTCCCTCCGTCGGACCTGCGAGAGCCTGCCCGGGATCATGACCACCAAGATAGAAGAGCTGGCCCGCGGGCTGCGCGCCGGCATTGAGCGCGTGACCCGTGAGAATGCAGAACTGCGGCGCCAGAAGTTGGAGCTAGAGCGCGCGGCACAGGCGGCGCAGGAGGCGCGGGCGCGCGCCGGGACCGAGGCGCAGGCGCGAGAAACCCAGCTACGGGCGGAGTGCGCGCGCCAGACGCAGCTGGCTCTGGAGGAGAAGGCGGCGCTGCGCGCGCAGCGGGACAACCTAGAGCGCGAACTGGAGGCGCGTAAGCGGGAGCTGGAGCAACTGCGCACCGAGGTGGATGTGCGCATTAGCGCGCTGGACACCTGCGTCAAGGCCAAG TCGCTGCCAGCCGTCCCGCCGAGAGTCTCAGGCCCACCCCCGAACCCTCCACCCATTG ATCCAGCTAGCCTGGAGGAATTCAAGAAAAGGATCCTGGAGTCTCAGCGGCTCCCTGTAGTCAACCCTGCTGCCCAACCCAG CGGTTGA
- the Plvap gene encoding plasmalemma vesicle-associated protein isoform X1, with protein sequence MGLSMDRSPYARTGDQQRGCWYYLRYFFLFVSLIQFLIILGLVLFMIYGNVHATTESSLRATEIRADSLYSQVVGLSASQANLSKQLNISLLVKETVMQQLLTTRREMERINASFRQCQGDLITYINYNRFIAAIILSEKQCQEQLKEVNKTCEALLFKLGEKVKTLEMEVAKEKAVCSKDKESLLAGKRQAEEQLEACGKARERQQQEQQVTEENLRKVQSLCIPLDQEKFQADVLSAWRDSLIYRTLETLPYHYQLMPEYASLRRTCESLPGIMTTKIEELARGLRAGIERVTRENAELRRQKLELERAAQAAQEARARAGTEAQARETQLRAECARQTQLALEEKAALRAQRDNLERELEARKRELEQLRTEVDVRISALDTCVKAKVGLPRRWGPVPRVQPGVLGRSAWCRCQPSRRESQAHPRTLHPLIQLAWRNSRKGSWSLSGSL encoded by the exons ATGGGGCTCTCCATGGACCGCAGCCCATACGCCCGCACGGGGGACCAGCAGCGCGGCTGCTGGTACTACCTGCGCTATTTCTTCCTCTTCGTGTCGCTCATTCAGTTCCTCATCATCCTGGGCCTGGTCCTCTTCATGATCTATGGCAATGTGCACGCCACCACTGAGTCCAGCCTGCGCGCCACGGAGATCCGCGCCGACAGCCTGTACAGCCAGGTGGTTGGACTATCTGCCTCACAGGCTAACCTGAGCAAACAGCTGAACATCAGCTTGCTTGTCAAGGAAACAGTCATGCAGCAACTGTTGACTACGCGACGTGAGATGGAGCGCATCAACGCCAGCTTCCGCCAGTGCCAAGGCGACCTG ATCACCTACATAAACTATAATCGCTTCATCGCCGCTATCATCCTGAGCGAGAAGCAGTGCCAGGAACAGCTGAAGGAGGTCAACAAGACCTGCGAAG CTTTACTCTTCAAGCTGGGAGAAAAAGTTAAGACACTGGAGATGGAGGTGGCCAAGGAGAAGGCAGTGTGCTCCAAGGACAAGGAGAGCCTGCTGGCAGGAAAGCGGCAGGCGGAAGAGCAGCTGGAGGCCTGTGGCAAAGCACGCGAAAGGcaacagcaggagcagcaggtgaCCGAGGAGAACCTGCGCAAGGTGCAGTCCCTGTGCATCCCACTGGACCAGGAGAAGTTCCAGGCGGACGTGCTGAGTGCGTGGCGGGACTCGCTGATCTACCGTACCTTGGAAACCCTGCCCTACCACTACCAGCTGATGCCGGAGTACGCGTCCCTCCGTCGGACCTGCGAGAGCCTGCCCGGGATCATGACCACCAAGATAGAAGAGCTGGCCCGCGGGCTGCGCGCCGGCATTGAGCGCGTGACCCGTGAGAATGCAGAACTGCGGCGCCAGAAGTTGGAGCTAGAGCGCGCGGCACAGGCGGCGCAGGAGGCGCGGGCGCGCGCCGGGACCGAGGCGCAGGCGCGAGAAACCCAGCTACGGGCGGAGTGCGCGCGCCAGACGCAGCTGGCTCTGGAGGAGAAGGCGGCGCTGCGCGCGCAGCGGGACAACCTAGAGCGCGAACTGGAGGCGCGTAAGCGGGAGCTGGAGCAACTGCGCACCGAGGTGGATGTGCGCATTAGCGCGCTGGACACCTGCGTCAAGGCCAAGGTGGGCCTTCCCCGCCGGTGGGGACCAGTGCCCCGGGTTCAGCCTGGGGTCCTGGGAAGGTCAGCCTGGTG TCGCTGCCAGCCGTCCCGCCGAGAGTCTCAGGCCCACCCCCGAACCCTCCACCCATTG ATCCAGCTAGCCTGGAGGAATTCAAGAAAAGGATCCTGGAGTCTCAGCGGCTCCCTGTAG
- the Gm46041 gene encoding extensin-like yields the protein MSGDKSGPWASGKLPSHLTPRASFLTCSPHLTPKAQPPHMLTPPPTQGPASSLAPPTSPPRPSLLTCSPHLPPKAQPPHMLPLPPTQGPASSHAPPTSPTQGSASSLAPPTSPPRPSLLTCFPHLTPKAQPPHMLPPISHPRPSLLTCSPHLPPKAQPPHLLPPPPTQGPASSHAPPTSLPRPSLLTCFPPPPTQGPASSHASPTSPPRPSLLTCSPPSPTQGPASSHAPPSSPPRSSLLTCSPPPQSQVPASSHAPPPSPTQGLASSHAPPPISHTRPSLLTCSPPPSPTQGPAFSHAPPTSPPRPSLLTCSPPHLPPKAQPPHMLPPPHPQGPASLHPPPLTLLAGKFLF from the coding sequence ATGAGTGGAGACAAAAGTGGGCCCTGGGCTTCTGGAAAgctcccctcccacctcacccccaggGCCAGCTTCCTCACATgctccccccacctcacccccaaagCCCAGCCTCCTCACATGctcaccccacctcccacccaagGCCCAGCCTCCTCACTTgctccccccacctcacccccaaggCCCAGCCTCCTCACatgctccccccacctcccacccaagGCCCAGCCTCCTCACATGCTCCCCCTACCTCCCACCCAAGGCCCAGCCTCCTCACATGCTCCCCCCACATCTCCCACCCAAGGCTCAGCCTCCTCACTTgctccccccacctcacccccaaggCCCAGCCTCCTCACATGcttcccccacctcacccccaaggCCCAGCCTCCTCACATGCTcccccccatctcccacccaAGGCCCAGCCTCCTCACatgctccccccacctcccacccaagGCCCAGCCTCCTCACttgctccccccacctcccacccaagGCCCAGCCTCCTCACATGCTCCCCCCACCTCACTCCCAAGGCCCAGCCTCCTCACAtgcttccccccacctcccacccaagGCCCAGCCTCCTCACATGcttcccccacctcacccccaaggCCCAGCCTCCTCACATGCTcccccccatctcccacccaAGGCCCAGCCTCCTCACATGCTCCCCCCAGCTCACCCCCAAGGTCCAGCCTCCTCACATGCTCCCCACCACCTCAATCCCAAGTCCCAGCCTCCTCACATGCTccccccccatctcccacccaAGGCCTAGCCTCCTCACATgctcccccccccatctcccacACAAGGCCCAGCCTTCTcacatgctccccccccccatctcccacACAAGGCCCAGCCTTCTCACATgctccccccacctcacccccaaggCCCAGCCTCCTCACATGCTCCCCCCCTCATCTCCCACCCAAGGCCCAGCCTCCTCACATgctccccccacctcacccccaaggcccagcctccctccaccccccacccttgACCCTTTTGGCTGGGAAGTTTCTATTCTGA